Proteins from a genomic interval of Hydrogenophaga sp. PAMC20947:
- a CDS encoding homoserine O-acetyltransferase: MIVTPQTHRFDDPLPLRSGAVLPAYELVIETCGELNADRTNAVLVCHALNASHHVAGLHADASGQPIPRSEGWWDNMIGPGKSLDTNRFFVIAVNNLGSCFGSTGPTHTNPATGQPWGADFPVVTVEDWVDAQARLLDVMGIQTLAAVMGGSLGGMQTLSWTLQYPDRVRHAVVVASAPNLTAENIAFNEVARRAIVTDPDFHGGHYLREGTLPRRGLRIARMIGHITYLSDDVMNEKFGRSLRPADNENPAAVAELAYRYTTLDVEFQIESYLRYQGDKFSEYFDANTYLLITRALDYFDPAREHGGRLSAALARAKAKFLLISFTTDWRFSPARSREIVKALLENRRDVSYAEIDAPHGHDAFLLDDPRYLQAVRAYFEETVAQEVAA; the protein is encoded by the coding sequence GTGATTGTCACGCCCCAAACCCATCGTTTCGATGACCCTTTGCCCTTGCGAAGCGGTGCCGTCCTGCCCGCCTATGAGCTGGTGATCGAGACCTGTGGCGAGCTCAATGCAGATCGCACCAATGCGGTGCTGGTGTGCCATGCCCTCAACGCCTCTCACCATGTGGCAGGTCTGCACGCCGATGCCAGCGGTCAACCGATACCCCGCAGTGAAGGCTGGTGGGACAACATGATCGGACCGGGCAAGTCGCTGGACACGAACCGATTTTTTGTCATTGCGGTGAACAACCTGGGTTCCTGCTTCGGCTCGACGGGCCCGACCCACACCAATCCCGCCACCGGTCAACCCTGGGGGGCGGATTTCCCGGTGGTCACGGTGGAGGACTGGGTGGATGCGCAGGCCCGCTTGCTTGATGTGATGGGCATTCAGACGCTGGCCGCGGTGATGGGGGGCAGTCTGGGTGGCATGCAAACCCTGAGCTGGACCCTGCAATACCCGGATCGGGTGCGTCACGCCGTGGTGGTGGCCAGCGCGCCCAACCTCACCGCAGAGAACATCGCTTTCAACGAGGTGGCGCGGCGAGCCATCGTGACCGACCCCGATTTTCACGGCGGCCACTATTTGCGCGAGGGCACGCTGCCCCGGCGCGGCTTGCGGATCGCCCGGATGATCGGGCACATCACCTACCTGAGTGATGACGTGATGAACGAAAAATTTGGACGCAGCCTGCGACCTGCCGACAACGAGAATCCCGCGGCGGTGGCCGAGCTGGCTTACCGGTACACCACCCTGGACGTGGAATTCCAGATCGAGAGCTATTTGCGCTACCAGGGCGACAAATTCAGCGAATATTTCGATGCCAACACCTATTTGCTGATCACCCGGGCGCTGGATTATTTCGACCCGGCGCGGGAGCATGGCGGGCGCCTGAGTGCGGCCCTGGCCCGCGCGAAGGCGAAATTCCTGCTGATCAGTTTCACCACCGATTGGCGCTTCTCGCCCGCGCGCAGCCGCGAAATCGTCAAGGCGTTGCTCGAAAACCGCCGTGACGTGAGCTATGCCGAGATCGACGCCCCCCACGGGCACGATGCGTTTTTGCTGGACGACCCGCGGTATCTGCAAGCGGTGCGGGCCTATTTTGAAGAAACCGTGGCGCAAGAGGTGGCGGCATGA
- a CDS encoding chemotaxis protein CheW produces MLTSSNSQNQTSRGAVHKATAAEFLTFRLGGEEYGIDILRVQEIRSYEEPTRIANAPSFIKGVVNLRGVIVPVVDLRIKLNCSSVAYDSFTVVIVLNVHGRVVGAVVDSVSDVLELSPDQINAAPEMNTAMDTSYITGIASVAERMLILMDIEALMSSADMGLMDVQPTVQ; encoded by the coding sequence ATGCTCACTTCATCAAACTCTCAGAACCAGACATCCCGCGGGGCTGTCCACAAGGCAACTGCCGCTGAGTTCCTCACTTTCCGGCTGGGTGGCGAGGAGTACGGCATTGACATCCTGCGGGTGCAGGAGATCCGCTCGTACGAAGAGCCTACGCGCATCGCGAATGCGCCCAGCTTCATCAAGGGCGTGGTCAATCTGCGCGGGGTGATCGTGCCGGTGGTGGACTTGCGCATCAAGCTCAATTGCAGCTCGGTGGCCTATGACAGCTTCACCGTGGTGATCGTGCTCAACGTGCACGGTCGTGTGGTCGGCGCGGTGGTGGACTCGGTTTCTGATGTGCTGGAGCTCAGTCCGGATCAGATCAACGCGGCGCCTGAGATGAACACGGCCATGGACACGAGCTACATCACCGGCATTGCCAGCGTGGCCGAGCGCATGCTCATCTTGATGGATATCGAAGCACTCATGTCTTCTGCAGACATGGGGTTGATGGACGTTCAACCAACGGTTCAATAA
- a CDS encoding methyl-accepting chemotaxis protein: MSFFKSLRIGTRLGAGFALVIVAGLAVALIGRNSLTSVGDDLQLLTNDRVVKVDQVRDVRDNVYVIASAIRNVAMIEDDTLMNAEVTRIELAQAANAKLFEVLQVTITSGEGKSLLVATMSARSAYNLALKKAIELGRSNDMSGARDHILNELDAPQAAYFKALEELVLLQEKLMADSKTETMREVSTAGTLMLVLAIAAALAGGLIAWLVARSVTRPLARAVEVTDHIAEGDLSQPIEADSRDEVGQLLRSLARMQASLSRVVGTVRGNAGSVATASAQIEQGNQDLSSRTEQQASALEQTSASMEEMGTTASQNADNARSANQLAACASSVAVQGGEVVSQVVQTMKAINDSSKKISDIIGVIDGIAFQTNILALNAAVEAARAGEQGRGFAVVAAEVRNLAQRSAEAAKEIKGLISASVERVEQGTTLVDRAGSTMQEIVSSIQRVSDIVGEISSASMEQNAGVNQISQAVSQMDQATQQNAALVEESAAAAASLRQQAEQLVQAVSVFRLGGAHA, encoded by the coding sequence ATGTCATTCTTCAAGAGTTTGCGCATCGGCACCCGTCTCGGGGCAGGTTTTGCTCTGGTCATCGTCGCCGGCCTGGCTGTGGCCCTCATCGGGCGCAACTCTTTGACCAGCGTGGGCGACGACTTGCAGCTCCTCACCAACGACCGCGTCGTCAAAGTGGACCAGGTGCGTGACGTGCGCGACAACGTGTACGTCATTGCCAGCGCCATCCGAAACGTGGCCATGATCGAAGACGACACGTTGATGAACGCCGAGGTCACCCGCATTGAGCTGGCCCAGGCCGCCAACGCCAAGCTCTTCGAGGTCCTGCAGGTCACGATCACTTCGGGCGAAGGAAAGTCCCTTCTGGTTGCGACGATGTCGGCCCGAAGTGCCTACAACTTGGCGCTTAAAAAAGCCATCGAGCTCGGCCGTTCCAACGACATGTCTGGCGCGCGCGACCATATCCTCAATGAACTGGATGCGCCGCAAGCGGCCTACTTCAAGGCGCTTGAAGAGCTGGTGTTGCTCCAGGAAAAATTGATGGCCGACAGCAAGACAGAGACCATGCGAGAGGTGTCGACAGCCGGCACGTTGATGCTGGTGCTTGCGATCGCTGCAGCACTGGCCGGTGGTCTGATCGCCTGGTTGGTGGCGCGCAGTGTGACACGCCCTTTGGCGCGCGCGGTGGAAGTTACCGACCACATTGCCGAAGGCGACCTGAGTCAGCCCATCGAAGCGGACAGTCGAGACGAGGTGGGGCAACTGCTGCGGTCGCTGGCGCGCATGCAAGCCAGCCTGTCCAGGGTGGTCGGCACGGTACGCGGCAACGCCGGCAGTGTCGCCACCGCCAGCGCTCAAATCGAGCAGGGCAATCAGGATCTGTCGAGTCGCACCGAGCAGCAGGCTTCTGCGCTGGAACAGACCTCGGCCTCTATGGAGGAGATGGGGACAACGGCCAGCCAAAACGCGGACAACGCCCGTTCGGCAAACCAACTGGCCGCCTGTGCCAGTTCGGTCGCTGTCCAGGGCGGTGAAGTGGTGAGCCAGGTGGTGCAGACGATGAAAGCCATCAACGACAGCAGCAAAAAGATCAGCGACATCATTGGCGTGATCGATGGCATTGCCTTCCAGACGAATATCCTGGCGCTCAATGCCGCGGTGGAGGCAGCCCGCGCCGGTGAACAAGGACGGGGCTTTGCCGTGGTGGCGGCCGAGGTGCGCAACCTAGCGCAACGCAGTGCCGAGGCTGCCAAGGAGATCAAGGGCTTGATCAGCGCCAGCGTTGAGCGTGTCGAGCAGGGCACGACCTTGGTGGACCGGGCCGGCAGCACCATGCAGGAAATCGTGAGCTCGATCCAACGAGTGAGCGACATCGTTGGCGAAATCAGCAGCGCCAGCATGGAGCAGAACGCGGGGGTGAACCAGATCAGCCAGGCGGTGAGCCAGATGGATCAGGCCACCCAGCAAAATGCGGCGCTTGTGGAAGAGAGTGCAGCGGCTGCGGCCAGTTTGCGTCAGCAGGCGGAACAACTGGTGCAAGCCGTTTCGGTGTTTCGTCTGGGTGGCGCCCACGCCTGA
- the metW gene encoding methionine biosynthesis protein MetW — protein sequence MSDLQVIESIARLVPKGSRVLDLGCGDGALMAHLQTHRACIGYGVEIDDAKVLACIQRGVNVLQLNLEDGLAAFEDSSFDVVLQIDTLQHLRNAETMLRETARVGRSGVVAFPNFAHWPNRLDVLRGRMPVTKRLPYQWFDTPNIRVGTYADFEVLARSCGLRITDSFGLHEGQEVRALPNLMASTAVFRFTR from the coding sequence ATGAGCGATCTGCAGGTGATCGAGAGCATTGCGCGCCTGGTGCCAAAGGGATCCCGGGTGCTGGACCTGGGCTGTGGGGACGGAGCCTTGATGGCCCACCTTCAGACGCATCGCGCCTGCATTGGCTACGGTGTGGAGATCGACGACGCCAAGGTGCTGGCCTGCATCCAGCGCGGCGTCAACGTCTTGCAGCTCAACCTGGAGGATGGTTTGGCGGCGTTTGAGGACAGCTCGTTTGATGTGGTCTTGCAGATCGACACACTGCAACACCTGCGCAACGCCGAGACCATGCTGCGGGAAACCGCCCGTGTGGGGCGCAGCGGCGTGGTGGCGTTCCCGAATTTCGCGCATTGGCCCAACAGGCTCGATGTGCTGCGGGGCCGCATGCCGGTGACGAAACGGTTGCCCTATCAGTGGTTTGACACGCCCAACATCCGGGTCGGTACCTATGCCGACTTCGAAGTGCTCGCGCGCAGCTGTGGCCTGCGCATCACGGACAGCTTCGGGTTGCACGAGGGCCAGGAAGTGCGTGCGCTGCCCAATCTGATGGCCAGCACTGCGGTTTTTCGCTTCACCCGCTGA
- a CDS encoding methyl-accepting chemotaxis protein, producing MTLLILMMVAMSLMGFVGMRGSNQGLRSVYNDRVEPMKGLKLIADAYAVDVIDAVNKANAGVITAEVARENVTRARKVIEQEWKAYLAINHSGEEKKLIEQATLTFGPADAEMAKIVSRLGQMSGNVMGQLSAFDGPSYQVIDPISTSISNLVNLQLDISKQVAEASNRDFQRMTAILLGLLAVGVAVAATGGHFLVQSIVVPIGRAQRAADAVAAGDLTQQQAVTGSDEAAQMLHAIDRMRVSLTEMVASMCSATDSINTASAEIASGNQDLSARTEQAASNLEETAASMEQLTSTVRQSADAARQANQLAATASEIAVRGGQVVGEVVTTMEAINHSSKKISDIISVIDGIAFQTNILALNAAVEAARAGEQGRGFAVVASEVRSLAQRSAEAAKEIKGLIGTSVDKVEAGSRLVADAGQTMSEIVGSVQRVSDIIGEITAAAGEQSDGIGQVNVAVNQLDQMTQQNAALVEESAAAAESLKEQALRLAQVIQVFRIDGAAAALPYEPTR from the coding sequence TTGACCCTCCTCATTCTGATGATGGTTGCCATGAGCTTGATGGGGTTTGTGGGAATGCGTGGCAGCAATCAAGGGTTGCGTTCCGTGTACAACGATCGTGTGGAGCCCATGAAGGGGCTGAAGCTGATTGCAGATGCTTATGCAGTCGATGTCATCGACGCGGTCAATAAAGCAAATGCTGGCGTGATCACAGCCGAAGTGGCTCGGGAGAATGTGACGCGGGCCAGGAAGGTCATCGAGCAAGAGTGGAAAGCCTACCTCGCGATAAACCATAGCGGGGAAGAGAAAAAACTGATTGAGCAAGCCACGTTGACCTTTGGTCCAGCCGACGCAGAGATGGCCAAGATTGTGTCCAGATTGGGTCAAATGTCGGGCAACGTCATGGGTCAGCTATCTGCGTTTGATGGGCCTTCCTATCAAGTGATCGATCCCATCAGCACATCGATTTCCAATTTGGTGAACCTGCAACTGGATATCTCCAAACAGGTGGCCGAGGCGAGCAATCGCGATTTTCAGCGGATGACAGCCATCTTGCTAGGACTGCTGGCTGTGGGTGTGGCTGTGGCTGCGACAGGGGGCCATTTCCTCGTGCAGTCGATCGTTGTCCCCATTGGGCGTGCTCAGAGGGCGGCCGATGCCGTGGCGGCTGGCGATTTGACGCAGCAACAGGCAGTCACGGGTAGCGACGAAGCGGCACAAATGCTGCACGCGATTGATCGAATGAGGGTCAGTCTCACCGAGATGGTGGCTTCGATGTGCAGTGCCACCGACAGCATCAACACGGCGTCGGCAGAGATTGCTTCGGGCAACCAGGACCTGAGTGCCCGCACCGAACAGGCCGCCAGCAACCTGGAAGAAACCGCAGCCTCCATGGAGCAGCTCACCAGCACCGTGCGCCAGAGCGCCGATGCGGCGCGCCAGGCCAACCAGCTTGCAGCCACCGCCTCGGAAATTGCTGTGCGCGGCGGGCAGGTGGTGGGCGAAGTTGTCACGACCATGGAAGCCATCAACCACAGCAGCAAGAAGATCAGCGACATCATCAGCGTGATCGACGGCATTGCGTTCCAGACCAACATTCTGGCGCTCAACGCCGCGGTGGAAGCGGCGCGAGCCGGTGAACAAGGCCGGGGCTTTGCCGTGGTCGCCAGCGAAGTGCGCAGCCTGGCACAACGCAGCGCTGAAGCGGCCAAAGAAATCAAGGGCCTGATCGGCACCAGCGTGGACAAGGTCGAAGCGGGCAGCCGGCTGGTGGCCGATGCGGGTCAGACCATGAGCGAGATCGTGGGCTCGGTGCAGCGGGTCTCGGACATCATTGGCGAGATCACAGCGGCGGCAGGCGAGCAAAGCGATGGCATAGGCCAGGTCAACGTGGCGGTGAACCAGCTCGACCAGATGACGCAGCAGAACGCGGCATTGGTGGAAGAAAGCGCGGCTGCGGCCGAAAGCCTCAAAGAACAGGCCCTTCGCCTGGCCCAGGTGATTCAGGTTTTCCGAATCGATGGCGCCGCCGCAGCATTGCCCTACGAGCCGACGCGCTAG
- a CDS encoding transcriptional regulator: MEKHARTLLVLITESALEKHLITDSQRLGAQGYTVHDVRGGSRLSTREALWEADRSIELKLICTPEVADAIATHVMATYTPHYSLTLYFADVDVLRPEKF; the protein is encoded by the coding sequence ATGGAAAAACACGCCCGTACCCTGCTCGTTCTGATCACCGAATCAGCCTTGGAGAAGCACCTGATCACCGACAGCCAGCGCCTGGGCGCTCAAGGCTACACCGTACACGATGTTCGAGGCGGCAGCCGCCTGAGCACGCGCGAAGCCCTGTGGGAAGCTGATCGCAGCATTGAATTGAAGTTGATTTGCACACCGGAAGTGGCCGACGCGATTGCGACCCATGTGATGGCGACTTACACCCCGCACTACAGCCTCACGCTGTATTTTGCCGACGTTGACGTCTTGCGCCCCGAAAAGTTCTGA
- a CDS encoding methyl-accepting chemotaxis protein codes for MTFNNRLVIAFLAPAILFVAGLVGSIWALGRTQSDFDNYLQTEQAVANGVREMYAQGLQMGQALRNILLDPANPKAYDNMNAAKNAFDEAYVATQRAAQGTPTAASLEPLAALRSTQAAAQEKVLAQVKIDVAQAVDLLNREETPAWRALRGELLKLKDASSALSAQTRETVVARAERARWVSMALALSALVTAALLGLMVQRTLRREIGGDPAAAKIVLRRIADGDLSGALPTVRDPQSLMGALVTMQRSMQELVTQVHQASAGIHGASSEIASGNQDLSARTEQAASNLEETAASMEQLTSTVRQSADAARQANQLAASASAIAVRGGQVVGEVVTTMEAINHSSKKISDIIGVIDGIAFQTNILALNAAVEAARAGEQGRGFAVVAGEVRNLAQRSAEAAKEIKSLIGASVDKVEAGSRLVADAGQTMSEIVGSVQRVSDIIGEITAAAGEQSDGIGQVNVAVNQLDQMTQQNAALVEESAAAAESLKDQANRLAQVIQVFRLS; via the coding sequence ATGACTTTTAACAACCGCCTCGTCATTGCCTTCCTGGCGCCCGCGATCCTCTTTGTCGCGGGATTGGTCGGGAGCATTTGGGCACTCGGCCGAACCCAGAGCGACTTTGACAACTACCTCCAGACCGAACAGGCAGTCGCCAACGGCGTGCGGGAGATGTACGCGCAAGGACTCCAGATGGGCCAAGCGTTGCGGAACATTCTCCTGGACCCAGCCAACCCGAAAGCCTATGACAACATGAATGCGGCCAAGAACGCGTTTGACGAGGCCTACGTTGCCACCCAAAGGGCCGCGCAGGGCACGCCCACGGCCGCCAGTCTGGAGCCGCTGGCCGCATTGCGCAGCACCCAGGCCGCGGCACAGGAGAAAGTGCTGGCCCAGGTGAAGATCGACGTGGCGCAGGCGGTCGACTTGCTGAACCGCGAAGAGACTCCCGCCTGGCGGGCTCTGCGCGGTGAGCTGCTCAAGCTCAAAGATGCCTCTTCAGCGCTCTCCGCGCAAACCCGCGAGACGGTGGTGGCGCGCGCAGAGCGTGCGCGTTGGGTCTCCATGGCACTGGCGTTGTCGGCCTTGGTGACAGCCGCGCTGCTGGGGCTGATGGTGCAACGCACGTTGCGACGGGAGATTGGTGGCGATCCTGCCGCGGCCAAGATTGTTTTGCGGCGCATCGCAGACGGCGATTTGTCCGGCGCATTGCCCACCGTGCGGGATCCACAAAGCCTGATGGGTGCGCTGGTGACCATGCAGCGCTCCATGCAGGAGCTGGTGACGCAGGTGCACCAGGCCAGCGCGGGTATTCATGGTGCCAGTTCTGAAATCGCCTCGGGCAACCAGGACCTGAGTGCCCGCACCGAACAGGCTGCCAGCAACCTGGAAGAGACCGCGGCCTCCATGGAGCAGCTCACCAGCACCGTGCGTCAAAGCGCCGATGCGGCGCGCCAGGCCAACCAGCTCGCAGCCAGCGCCTCGGCCATCGCTGTGCGTGGTGGGCAGGTGGTGGGCGAAGTTGTCACGACCATGGAGGCCATCAACCACAGCAGCAAGAAGATCAGCGACATCATCGGCGTGATCGACGGCATTGCGTTTCAGACCAATATTCTGGCGCTCAACGCCGCGGTGGAAGCGGCCCGTGCCGGCGAGCAGGGCCGGGGCTTTGCGGTGGTGGCCGGTGAGGTGCGCAACCTGGCGCAGCGCAGTGCCGAAGCAGCGAAAGAAATCAAGAGCCTGATCGGCGCCAGCGTGGACAAGGTTGAAGCCGGCAGCCGACTGGTGGCCGATGCGGGTCAGACCATGAGCGAGATCGTGGGCTCGGTGCAGCGGGTCTCGGACATCATTGGTGAGATCACAGCGGCGGCAGGCGAGCAAAGCGATGGCATAGGCCAGGTCAACGTGGCGGTGAACCAGCTCGACCAGATGACGCAGCAGAACGCGGCATTGGTGGAGGAAAGCGCGGCTGCGGCCGAGAGCCTCAAGGATCAGGCCAACCGCCTGGCCCAGGTGATTCAGGTGTTCCGCCTGAGCTGA
- a CDS encoding chemotaxis protein CheW → MHNPTSLRQVRLAQTAAPVPSAEFLTFRLGGEEYGIDILRVQEIRSYEEPTRIANAPSFIKGVVNLRGVIVPVVDLRIKLNCSSVAYDSFTVVIVLNVHGRVVGAVVDSVSDVLELSPDQINAAPEMNTAMDTSYITGIASVAERMLILMDIEALMSSADMGLMDVSPPLN, encoded by the coding sequence ATGCACAACCCCACCTCACTTCGTCAGGTCCGGCTTGCCCAAACGGCGGCTCCGGTGCCCTCGGCAGAATTTCTCACCTTCCGCTTGGGTGGCGAGGAGTACGGCATTGACATCCTGCGGGTGCAGGAGATCCGCTCGTACGAAGAGCCTACGCGCATCGCGAATGCGCCCAGCTTCATCAAGGGCGTGGTCAATCTGCGCGGGGTGATCGTGCCGGTGGTGGACTTGCGCATCAAGCTCAATTGCAGCTCGGTGGCCTATGACAGCTTCACCGTGGTGATCGTGCTCAACGTGCACGGTCGTGTGGTCGGCGCGGTGGTGGACTCGGTTTCTGATGTGCTGGAGCTCAGTCCGGATCAGATCAACGCGGCGCCCGAGATGAACACGGCCATGGACACGAGCTACATCACCGGCATTGCCAGCGTGGCAGAACGCATGCTCATCTTGATGGATATCGAGGCGCTCATGTCTTCTGCCGACATGGGGTTGATGGACGTCTCTCCCCCCTTGAATTGA
- a CDS encoding RNA-binding protein, whose protein sequence is MGNKLYVGNLPYTVRDEDLQQSFSEFGSVSSAKVMMERDTGRSKGFGFVEMGNDAEAQAAIEGMNGQSLGGRSLVVNEARPMEARPPRTGGFGGPRGGGGGGGFGGGGGGGGGEGGGFRSPYGGGGRRDGGGGGGGFGGGGGGGRGGY, encoded by the coding sequence ATGGGCAACAAACTGTACGTGGGCAACCTGCCCTACACCGTGCGCGACGAAGACCTGCAACAGTCTTTCAGCGAATTTGGTTCTGTTAGCAGCGCCAAAGTCATGATGGAACGCGACACCGGCCGCTCCAAAGGCTTCGGCTTTGTGGAAATGGGCAACGACGCAGAAGCTCAGGCAGCCATCGAAGGCATGAACGGCCAGTCCCTGGGCGGCCGTAGCCTCGTGGTGAACGAAGCCCGTCCAATGGAAGCACGTCCTCCACGTACCGGCGGCTTCGGCGGCCCACGTGGTGGTGGCGGTGGTGGCGGCTTTGGCGGCGGCGGCGGCGGTGGTGGTGGCGAAGGCGGCGGTTTCCGCAGCCCCTACGGCGGCGGCGGCCGTCGTGACGGCGGCGGCGGTGGCGGCGGCTTCGGCGGCGGTGGTGGTGGTGGCCGCGGCGGCTACTGA
- a CDS encoding sodium-dependent bicarbonate transport family permease, which yields MIDVVVLFFLLGVFARLVKSDLRLPEPLYETLSIYLLLAIGLKGGIELSKQPILELLPQMLACMALGFAIPLVLTPVLRLMGLSRVDAASMAAHYGSVSVVTFAVASAYLAAQGVPAESHAALWVALMEAPGIVAGILLARLGAPAPSGGKAPRVNWPELAHDVFLGKSVLLLAGGLLIGAAMGEAGTAPIAPVFLVPFKGLLALFLLELGLVAGGRLGELRRYGVRIVGFALVAPPILAMAGALTGWALGLSLGGVTILATLAASASYIAAPTAMRMAVPEANAALSITAALGVTFPFNIVLGVPLYLEMARWLVPGG from the coding sequence ATGATTGATGTTGTTGTCCTCTTTTTCCTCTTGGGTGTGTTCGCACGCCTGGTCAAGAGCGACCTGCGTCTGCCAGAGCCCCTGTACGAAACGCTCTCCATCTACCTCTTGCTGGCCATCGGTCTGAAGGGTGGCATTGAGCTCAGCAAGCAGCCGATACTCGAGCTGCTGCCCCAGATGCTGGCCTGCATGGCGCTGGGTTTTGCGATTCCCTTGGTGCTCACGCCGGTGTTGCGCCTGATGGGCCTGTCGCGGGTGGACGCCGCGTCCATGGCCGCGCACTACGGTTCGGTGAGTGTGGTGACTTTTGCCGTTGCCAGCGCTTATCTGGCGGCCCAAGGCGTGCCCGCAGAATCGCACGCCGCCTTGTGGGTGGCGCTCATGGAGGCGCCGGGCATTGTGGCGGGCATCTTGCTGGCCCGCCTGGGCGCACCAGCGCCTTCCGGGGGGAAAGCGCCTCGCGTCAACTGGCCGGAGCTGGCGCACGACGTGTTCCTGGGCAAATCGGTGTTGTTGCTCGCCGGCGGTCTGCTCATCGGGGCTGCCATGGGCGAAGCCGGGACTGCGCCCATTGCCCCCGTTTTCCTTGTGCCTTTCAAAGGTTTGCTGGCGCTGTTTCTGCTGGAGCTTGGCCTGGTGGCCGGTGGGCGTCTGGGTGAGTTGCGCCGCTACGGTGTTCGCATCGTGGGCTTTGCGCTGGTGGCACCCCCCATCTTGGCGATGGCCGGCGCCTTGACTGGCTGGGCTTTGGGGCTTTCGCTGGGCGGCGTGACCATTCTGGCCACGCTGGCCGCCAGTGCCAGCTACATCGCAGCGCCCACCGCCATGCGCATGGCAGTTCCGGAGGCCAATGCCGCGCTGTCGATCACAGCGGCGCTGGGTGTGACCTTCCCATTCAATATTGTGCTGGGTGTGCCGCTGTACCTTGAAATGGCCCGCTGGCTTGTCCCCGGAGGCTGA